A stretch of the Catalinimonas alkaloidigena genome encodes the following:
- a CDS encoding response regulator — protein sequence MRKLHKILLVDDDEINNYLNTTILKDLDIAETISVALNGKQALEYLLDHCDQPARTCPELVIFDHHMPVMDGLEMIRTLHEKGFMQRANMVFLLLGIRAKQEVIEEFLRLGVQEFTDKPLEEQTVLEAYHKYWRGDTAQEHV from the coding sequence ATGCGCAAACTCCACAAGATTTTGCTTGTCGATGACGACGAGATCAACAACTACCTCAACACGACGATCCTAAAAGACCTGGACATTGCTGAGACCATCTCGGTGGCCCTGAACGGCAAGCAGGCCCTGGAGTACCTACTCGATCACTGCGATCAGCCAGCGCGGACCTGTCCGGAACTGGTGATTTTCGACCACCACATGCCCGTGATGGACGGTCTGGAGATGATTCGGACCTTGCATGAAAAAGGCTTTATGCAACGGGCAAACATGGTATTTCTGCTCTTAGGCATCCGTGCCAAACAGGAGGTCATAGAAGAGTTCCTGCGCTTAGGCGTGCAAGAGTTCACCGACAAGCCCTTGGAAGAACAAACGGTGCTAGAGGCTTACCATAAGTATTGGCGGGGCGATACGGCCCAAGAACACGTATAA
- a CDS encoding Uma2 family endonuclease, whose translation MAQVLTKPRPITVEEFRRMVEANVFPADERLELLEGQLFPMSPINPGHATSVRRLIRFFSEHYLDRFLVDAQNPLLLGPHALPQPDLSLLQLSYQLEDHRLPSAEDALLVIEVSDHTLTKDRRQKLPLYAKAGVPETWIVNLKQNQIEVYAHPRQGTYQDQQVYRQGQTVVSATLEGLQVPVDQILTFP comes from the coding sequence ATGGCCCAGGTACTGACCAAACCCCGTCCCATTACCGTGGAGGAATTCCGCCGCATGGTAGAAGCCAACGTGTTTCCTGCCGACGAGCGCCTCGAATTGCTCGAGGGCCAACTCTTTCCTATGTCTCCGATTAATCCTGGTCATGCCACCAGTGTCCGCCGCCTGATCCGCTTCTTTAGTGAGCATTATCTGGACCGTTTTCTAGTCGATGCGCAAAATCCTTTACTTCTGGGGCCTCATGCCCTACCGCAACCGGATCTGTCTTTGCTTCAACTCTCCTATCAGCTGGAGGATCACCGGCTCCCTTCTGCGGAAGATGCGTTGCTGGTCATTGAAGTTTCGGATCACACCCTGACCAAAGACCGTCGCCAGAAGCTTCCTTTGTATGCGAAAGCCGGCGTTCCCGAGACTTGGATCGTGAACCTGAAGCAGAACCAGATCGAGGTGTATGCCCATCCCCGGCAAGGCACCTACCAGGATCAGCAGGTCTACCGCCAGGGACAGACGGTGGTGAGTGCCACGCTGGAAGGCCTGCAGGTGCCCGTCGATCAGATCCTTACCTTTCCCTGA
- a CDS encoding iron chaperone, producing MKYATIDEYHSSFAKNVQEKLEVVRKAIRDVIPHGKEVISYNIPAFKVNRIVVYYAAHKVHISLHPAPTDEEWQKDVEPYRTSGKGTIQFPYDQPLPIELIKKMVKHLASLDAEKVSSQK from the coding sequence ATGAAATACGCCACCATTGATGAATACCATTCCTCCTTTGCTAAAAATGTACAGGAGAAATTAGAAGTCGTTCGCAAGGCAATTCGGGACGTCATTCCTCATGGAAAAGAAGTGATTAGTTACAACATACCTGCCTTCAAGGTGAACCGAATTGTCGTTTACTATGCGGCCCATAAAGTGCATATTTCCTTGCACCCAGCCCCTACAGATGAAGAATGGCAAAAAGACGTTGAGCCTTACCGAACTTCAGGCAAAGGCACCATCCAATTTCCTTATGACCAACCATTACCGATTGAGTTAATTAAAAAGATGGTGAAACATTTGGCAAGCCTTGATGCAGAAAAAGTAAGCTCTCAAAAATGA
- a CDS encoding recombinase family protein yields the protein MDGPPTFVKLAGNYVLAWMKYVLYLRVSTRKQGDSGLGLEAQQAILSHFYAGQEILAQFVEVASGKDVDNRPRLREALALCQVEKATLAVAKIDRLSRNTEQALALYRQLDERLESCDIPNLDKFTLTLFMAIADRERELIAIRTKAALDVRRQQRGEWRTGSEAYRSGAAALKGTAVIRRKAARNAHNRRAAAYIRQQRAQGLSWTAIAAELNAHGFTTPRGKAFHPVQVQRLWKDV from the coding sequence TTGGATGGACCTCCTACATTTGTAAAATTAGCTGGAAACTACGTACTTGCCTGGATGAAGTACGTACTCTACCTGCGCGTCTCGACCCGCAAACAAGGCGATTCGGGCCTGGGCCTCGAAGCCCAGCAGGCGATCCTCTCCCACTTCTATGCCGGCCAGGAAATCCTGGCCCAGTTCGTGGAGGTGGCCAGTGGCAAGGACGTTGACAACCGTCCGCGCCTGCGGGAAGCCCTCGCCCTCTGTCAAGTGGAGAAGGCGACGTTGGCCGTAGCCAAGATCGATCGCCTCAGCCGCAACACCGAGCAGGCGCTGGCCCTCTACCGCCAGCTCGACGAGCGACTGGAGTCCTGCGACATTCCCAATTTGGACAAGTTTACCCTCACCCTGTTCATGGCCATCGCCGATCGGGAGCGGGAGCTGATCGCCATCCGCACGAAGGCAGCCCTAGACGTGCGCCGGCAACAGCGCGGCGAGTGGCGCACGGGTTCTGAGGCGTACCGCTCCGGGGCGGCGGCCTTAAAGGGTACGGCGGTGATCCGGCGGAAGGCGGCGCGCAACGCCCACAACCGGCGGGCGGCGGCCTACATCCGCCAGCAGCGGGCCCAGGGCTTGTCCTGGACGGCCATCGCTGCCGAGCTCAACGCCCACGGCTTTACCACGCCTCGCGGCAAGGCCTTTCACCCTGTCCAGGTCCAACGTCTCTGGAAGGACGTCTAG
- a CDS encoding RNA polymerase sigma factor, translating into MTSQEQIIIKQLAADDPRAMGLLYDQYAPMLYGILVRMLRDEAMAQEVLHVSLINVWTQRAHYDPARGRLFTWLVTLCRHTALDALRSGVSQGRTRPHQHTGEAQQGLPLRTETYGDGMGLTRVLVPLEDHYRDVIDLIYFEGLTPAEVQQRLNLPLGTVKSRLRTALQHLRKLLQVPPAQEAKTNPKP; encoded by the coding sequence ATGACATCGCAGGAACAGATAATCATTAAACAATTGGCCGCCGACGATCCCCGTGCCATGGGCTTGCTTTATGATCAGTATGCCCCCATGTTGTACGGGATCCTGGTGCGGATGCTGCGCGATGAAGCGATGGCCCAGGAGGTGCTTCACGTGAGCTTGATCAACGTCTGGACCCAACGCGCACACTACGACCCGGCGCGGGGCCGGCTCTTTACCTGGTTAGTGACGCTGTGCCGCCATACTGCCCTCGATGCCCTGCGCTCCGGTGTCTCCCAAGGACGGACCCGCCCACACCAGCACACCGGTGAGGCACAGCAGGGCTTGCCCCTGCGGACCGAAACGTATGGGGATGGGATGGGGCTGACCCGGGTCCTGGTCCCGTTGGAAGACCACTACCGCGACGTGATTGACCTAATCTATTTTGAGGGGTTGACTCCTGCGGAAGTGCAACAGCGGCTGAACCTGCCCCTGGGCACCGTCAAGTCCCGCCTGCGGACCGCCTTGCAGCACCTGCGCAAACTACTACAGGTCCCCCCCGCTCAGGAGGCCAAGACCAATCCAAAACCATAG